A window from Acidobacteriota bacterium encodes these proteins:
- a CDS encoding OsmC family protein — protein sequence MSDKTIRVKLAEGLKVQVDMKGFTIPTDQPVDEGGGGSAPSPFDLFLASIAACAGFYVLSFCRERSIPTDGLDIAMTTEKAEGAKMIGKITVDISLPAGFPEKYVPAVTRAAELCSVKAHIQKPPVFEIRAGVRGAA from the coding sequence ATGAGCGATAAAACCATCCGGGTCAAATTAGCCGAAGGCTTGAAAGTCCAAGTGGACATGAAAGGGTTCACCATTCCCACCGACCAGCCGGTCGACGAGGGGGGCGGGGGAAGCGCCCCGTCGCCGTTCGATCTCTTCCTGGCCTCCATCGCGGCCTGCGCGGGGTTTTATGTTCTATCGTTCTGTCGCGAGCGGTCCATCCCGACCGACGGTCTGGACATTGCGATGACCACGGAAAAAGCCGAGGGCGCCAAAATGATCGGGAAAATCACCGTCGATATCAGTTTGCCGGCGGGCTTTCCCGAAAAATATGTCCCGGCCGTCACTCGGGCCGCGGAGCTCTGCAGCGTGAAAGCCCATATCCAGAAACCCCCCGTTTTTGAAATCCGGGCCGGCGTCCGCGGCGCCGCCTGA
- a CDS encoding DUF1622 domain-containing protein, with protein MLVEILIGISTAIGLWGMAVIVWGVVLMSFRLIRIEISRLRGRRIFRERENLRHQLGTYLLLGLEFLIAADIIRTVAHPTLEEIAVLAGIVAIRTAISYFLDREILAWKKETESCDATADLEG; from the coding sequence GTGCTGGTAGAAATTCTGATTGGAATCTCCACGGCGATCGGACTCTGGGGCATGGCGGTCATTGTCTGGGGCGTCGTGCTGATGTCGTTCCGGCTGATCAGGATCGAGATCTCCCGGCTGAGGGGCCGGCGGATCTTCCGGGAGCGGGAGAACCTCAGGCACCAATTGGGGACCTATCTGCTGCTCGGCTTGGAATTTCTGATCGCGGCTGACATCATCCGAACGGTCGCCCATCCCACACTTGAAGAGATCGCCGTCCTGGCCGGGATCGTGGCCATCCGCACCGCGATCAGCTACTTCCTCGACCGCGAAATCCTGGCCTGGAAGAAAGAGACGGAGTCCTGCGACGCGACAGCCGACCTCGAAGGCTGA
- a CDS encoding TrmH family RNA methyltransferase — protein MEKYCVILVRPEKPENIGLAARGMKNTGVSDLRIVGLRGLHGPSYWTAVHADDILDGASFHDSLAAAAADCHCLAASTARSRRHFALVSLDEAVRSLAEFPSDTRIGLVFGNERTGLTVEEIGMANIRFHIPQVGRQPSYNLGVAVTLTLFQLMSAAGAAPPPGREKPLSHAEQEDSVRRFEALLDGKGFYHETNRAFITERVRDIFHRMVMTKKDRDILLALFRKSLG, from the coding sequence ATGGAGAAGTATTGCGTCATCCTCGTGAGGCCGGAGAAACCCGAAAACATCGGTTTGGCCGCGCGGGGGATGAAAAATACCGGGGTTTCGGATCTCCGGATCGTCGGACTCCGGGGACTCCATGGCCCGTCCTATTGGACGGCGGTTCATGCCGACGATATTCTCGACGGCGCATCTTTTCACGACAGCTTGGCCGCGGCGGCCGCCGACTGCCACTGCCTGGCCGCGTCGACGGCCCGGTCGCGCCGCCATTTCGCCCTCGTGTCCCTTGACGAGGCCGTGCGAAGCCTGGCGGAATTTCCTTCCGACACGCGCATCGGGCTCGTCTTCGGAAACGAGCGGACGGGGTTAACGGTCGAGGAAATCGGGATGGCCAATATCCGGTTCCACATTCCCCAGGTCGGCCGTCAGCCCTCCTATAATCTGGGCGTCGCCGTAACCCTCACGCTCTTTCAGCTCATGTCGGCCGCCGGCGCCGCGCCGCCTCCCGGCCGCGAAAAACCCCTCTCCCACGCCGAACAGGAGGACAGCGTCCGCCGGTTCGAAGCCCTGCTTGACGGGAAGGGGTTTTATCACGAGACGAACCGGGCTTTCATCACGGAACGCGTCAGGGATATTTTTCACCGCATGGTGATGACAAAGAAAGACCGGGACATTCTCCTGGCCCTGTTCAGAAAATCTCTCGGGTGA
- a CDS encoding dipeptidase: protein MSLQPYRLFPVLAAAFLLLSGGCSDSPAPNLEEQARDIHARILTVDTHVDTPFNLLREDWKIGDRHNFEERGGGRVDLPRMIEGGLDAVFFAVFVGQGPLTPEGYQQARERADRVLEAVHDMCREYGEVIGLALDPDDAYRLKKEGRRVAFIGMENGYPLGTNLDLLRDYHQRGIRYLGLVHGSDNQICDSSTDRRNPEDNGLSAFGRDVVLECNRLGLMVDLSHASDRTFTEVLEITRAPVIASHSSVRALCDSPRNLNDDMLRALAENGGVIQICFLSSYLRTPAPNPEREAALKDLTAKYGNLREIEDEELRKTARTEYEDINVRFPLERASVKDVVDHIDHVIRIAGEDHVGIGTDFDGGGGVVGCEDASGMMNVTVEMLRRGYSEERIEKIWGGNIMRVFRDVIAVAADLSDETGDE, encoded by the coding sequence ATGTCTCTTCAACCGTACAGACTATTCCCGGTTCTTGCCGCCGCATTCCTGCTGCTTTCCGGAGGCTGCTCCGATTCGCCCGCTCCGAATCTTGAGGAACAGGCCCGCGACATCCACGCCCGCATTCTGACCGTCGACACGCATGTCGACACCCCGTTCAACCTGCTTCGAGAGGATTGGAAAATCGGCGACCGGCACAATTTCGAGGAAAGGGGAGGGGGGCGCGTGGATCTTCCCCGGATGATCGAAGGCGGTCTGGATGCCGTTTTTTTCGCCGTCTTCGTCGGTCAGGGGCCCCTGACTCCCGAGGGATATCAACAGGCACGGGAAAGGGCCGATCGGGTTCTGGAAGCCGTCCATGACATGTGCCGTGAATACGGCGAAGTGATCGGCCTCGCCCTGGACCCCGATGACGCCTATCGGCTGAAGAAGGAGGGCCGGCGTGTGGCCTTCATCGGCATGGAAAACGGGTATCCTCTCGGAACGAACCTCGACCTGTTGAGGGATTATCATCAACGGGGCATCCGCTATCTGGGGCTTGTCCACGGGTCCGACAACCAGATCTGCGATTCGTCCACCGATCGCCGCAACCCCGAAGACAACGGCTTGAGTGCGTTCGGCCGGGATGTCGTCCTGGAGTGCAATCGCCTGGGCCTGATGGTCGACCTTTCCCACGCTTCGGACCGGACGTTTACCGAAGTTCTCGAAATCACCCGCGCGCCCGTCATCGCCTCCCACTCGAGCGTCCGGGCGCTGTGCGACAGCCCGCGCAACCTGAACGACGACATGTTGAGGGCCCTGGCTGAGAACGGCGGGGTCATTCAGATCTGTTTTCTTTCGAGTTATCTCCGGACGCCTGCTCCGAATCCCGAGCGGGAAGCCGCCCTCAAGGATCTCACGGCGAAATACGGCAATCTTCGCGAGATCGAGGATGAAGAGCTTCGCAAAACCGCCCGGACCGAATATGAAGACATCAACGTCCGCTTTCCTCTCGAACGGGCTTCCGTCAAGGATGTCGTGGATCACATCGACCATGTCATCCGGATCGCCGGCGAAGATCATGTCGGCATCGGAACGGATTTTGACGGCGGGGGCGGTGTCGTCGGCTGCGAAGACGCCTCCGGCATGATGAATGTCACGGTCGAAATGCTGCGCCGGGGCTATTCGGAGGAACGGATCGAAAAAATCTGGGGCGGAAACATCATGCGGGTGTTTCGTGACGTCATCGCCGTCGCCGCGGACCTGAGCGATGAAACAGGAGACGAATGA
- a CDS encoding ABC transporter substrate-binding protein: MKRLIRPLGLVLLIAGFIPAAPGQKKEVEQPKSGGILRVKAFAPQFNQNMDPVEPAHYFVLEQIYEGLVRFDHEMNVIPALAEYWIVSDGGTKITFYLRRDVRFHHGAEFTSEDVRFSLERLIRRASSDRTHAYFLDKVEGAAEYYEGRAGRVTGFLTPDRHTFEIIWKRPYVSGLYLLAMYTCKILPRDLVLEQGRSFFQKPSGTGAFRFSHWMRSPRLDIVGVCLERNPDYHGKTPYLNELEYSPHFTLDQFESGDVHLTPLIHERLLRDRYAVLENVSVRSAFLGISGDIPPMDDPRVRQALAVGLDKGGIAQAAYDTANVPQVAQGFLPPGLPGFFPLGDDPPPDLYKARALLRQAGIPSGPNPFKMAYGVVMPVTDFQIRIHRELRRQLAELGIDLEMVSLKTAEDFRTLPVPFLSLVQWQMDIPDPEDLIAPLFQSRSEMNARHFRYANPRLDRLLELSEGETSWRQRTRIFREMELLLLEEMPAVPLYTMKLRVALQPFVRGVRAPALGFYFMDLKNVWLDR; the protein is encoded by the coding sequence ATGAAAAGGCTTATCCGGCCGCTCGGGCTCGTCCTTCTGATTGCGGGATTCATCCCGGCGGCGCCCGGCCAAAAAAAAGAAGTCGAACAACCCAAATCGGGGGGCATCCTTCGGGTCAAGGCCTTCGCCCCGCAATTCAATCAGAACATGGATCCCGTGGAGCCCGCCCATTACTTTGTTCTGGAACAGATTTACGAGGGGTTGGTCCGGTTCGATCATGAGATGAACGTCATTCCCGCCCTCGCCGAATACTGGATTGTCTCCGACGGCGGGACAAAGATCACGTTTTACCTGCGCCGGGACGTCCGCTTCCATCACGGCGCCGAATTCACCTCGGAGGATGTCCGTTTTTCACTGGAAAGACTCATTCGCCGAGCCTCGTCCGACAGGACGCACGCATATTTCCTGGACAAGGTCGAGGGCGCCGCGGAATATTATGAAGGGCGCGCCGGACGGGTGACCGGATTTTTGACACCGGACCGCCACACCTTCGAAATCATCTGGAAGCGGCCGTATGTTTCGGGGCTTTATCTTTTGGCCATGTACACCTGCAAGATTCTGCCCCGCGATCTTGTCCTGGAGCAGGGCCGGTCTTTTTTTCAGAAACCGTCCGGGACCGGCGCGTTTCGCTTCTCGCACTGGATGAGAAGTCCCCGGCTGGATATCGTGGGTGTCTGTCTGGAAAGAAATCCCGATTACCACGGAAAAACCCCCTATCTCAACGAGCTCGAATACAGCCCCCATTTCACCCTGGACCAATTCGAGAGCGGAGACGTCCATCTGACGCCGCTCATTCATGAAAGGCTGCTTCGGGACCGCTATGCCGTTCTGGAAAATGTTTCCGTCCGTTCGGCCTTTCTTGGGATCAGCGGAGATATCCCTCCGATGGACGATCCCCGGGTCAGACAGGCCCTGGCCGTCGGCCTCGACAAAGGCGGAATCGCCCAGGCGGCTTATGACACGGCGAATGTTCCCCAGGTCGCGCAAGGCTTTCTTCCCCCGGGACTGCCCGGATTTTTCCCTTTGGGGGATGATCCGCCGCCTGATCTTTACAAGGCCAGGGCGCTTCTGCGCCAGGCCGGGATTCCATCCGGTCCGAATCCTTTCAAAATGGCTTATGGGGTCGTGATGCCCGTCACCGATTTCCAAATCAGAATCCATAGGGAATTGAGGAGACAGTTGGCGGAACTCGGCATCGATCTGGAGATGGTTTCCCTAAAAACCGCGGAGGACTTCCGGACATTGCCGGTTCCTTTTTTGAGCCTTGTCCAGTGGCAGATGGACATTCCCGATCCCGAAGATCTGATTGCGCCGCTATTTCAATCGCGATCGGAAATGAACGCCCGGCATTTCCGCTACGCCAACCCCCGTCTGGACAGGCTCCTGGAATTGTCGGAGGGCGAGACAAGCTGGCGGCAAAGGACCCGGATCTTCCGGGAGATGGAGTTGCTTCTCCTCGAGGAGATGCCGGCCGTTCCCCTATATACCATGAAGCTGCGCGTGGCCCTCCAGCCCTTTGTCCGCGGGGTGCGGGCTCCGGCCCTGGGGTTTTATTTCATGGATCTGAAAAATGTCTGGCTGGACAGATGA
- a CDS encoding diacylglycerol kinase family protein gives MNEIKTCPEGMVCLINPKAANSKWMRRKRLRRHLEETLQGEILGPSGDSSTTVAMTREACLRSRIVVATGGDGTIADVLQGIFESGRASETVLGIIPFGSGNAFRKSFGIPKKTLKALSILSEGVPRPVDVMQVEDKYAGFASVGATAAITIDKIRKKIPGFWGHVLAIGRLISFPRDEKTIDLYDGVDPDGRPFAHKTVTSNFFDCIVAKTNYFGYSWKAAPKARLDDGLLDITLIETGVFKYGLAFPFIFLGWFQKTQRNFKARKVVIRGKGLPVQYNGEILGRRDIVTFEVRPAALKVLCPDTPEGRKYFCRLPGAEATRS, from the coding sequence ATGAACGAAATCAAAACCTGTCCCGAAGGGATGGTCTGTCTCATCAACCCCAAGGCGGCCAACAGCAAGTGGATGAGGCGCAAACGTCTCCGCCGCCACCTGGAAGAAACGCTTCAAGGCGAAATCCTCGGCCCATCCGGAGATTCAAGCACCACGGTCGCCATGACCCGGGAGGCCTGCCTGAGATCGCGGATCGTCGTTGCCACCGGCGGAGACGGCACGATCGCCGACGTTCTTCAGGGCATTTTCGAGTCCGGACGGGCCTCCGAAACGGTTCTCGGAATCATTCCCTTCGGCAGCGGCAACGCCTTCCGCAAATCCTTCGGGATTCCCAAAAAAACCTTGAAAGCCCTTTCGATACTCTCCGAAGGGGTCCCGCGGCCGGTCGACGTCATGCAGGTCGAGGACAAATACGCCGGATTCGCCAGCGTGGGCGCCACCGCCGCCATCACCATCGACAAAATCAGAAAAAAAATCCCGGGGTTCTGGGGACATGTTCTGGCCATCGGCCGGCTCATCAGCTTCCCCCGGGACGAAAAAACCATCGATCTTTATGACGGCGTGGATCCCGACGGCCGGCCGTTCGCTCATAAGACCGTGACGTCGAACTTTTTCGACTGCATTGTGGCCAAAACGAACTATTTCGGCTATTCCTGGAAAGCGGCTCCCAAAGCCCGGCTGGACGACGGTCTGCTCGACATCACCCTGATCGAGACCGGCGTTTTCAAGTACGGACTGGCCTTCCCCTTCATCTTTCTCGGCTGGTTCCAAAAAACCCAGCGGAATTTCAAGGCCCGAAAGGTCGTCATCCGCGGCAAAGGCCTGCCCGTTCAATATAACGGCGAGATTCTGGGCCGGCGGGACATCGTCACCTTCGAAGTCCGGCCCGCGGCGCTCAAAGTCCTCTGCCCCGACACCCCCGAAGGCCGAAAGTACTTCTGCCGTCTTCCCGGCGCCGAAGCAACCCGATCCTGA
- a CDS encoding CBS domain-containing protein — MMTVKEILAGKGTQVWTISADAKVFDALRTMSEANIGALIVLDGDRIAGIMSERDYARKVILQNRLSQDTPVRDIMTSQIYGVTPESTAAECMALMTDKRIRHLPVLESGKLAGVVSIGDIVKSVISEQQITIEHLQNYIMGKYS; from the coding sequence ATGATGACCGTTAAAGAGATTCTTGCCGGAAAAGGGACCCAAGTTTGGACGATCTCCGCAGACGCCAAGGTTTTCGATGCGCTGCGGACCATGTCCGAAGCCAATATCGGCGCACTGATCGTCCTCGACGGAGACCGTATCGCGGGGATCATGTCCGAGCGGGACTATGCCAGAAAAGTCATTCTTCAAAACCGGCTTTCCCAGGATACCCCTGTCAGGGACATTATGACCTCACAAATTTATGGGGTCACACCCGAAAGCACCGCCGCGGAATGCATGGCCCTGATGACGGACAAACGGATCCGCCACCTCCCGGTCCTCGAATCCGGGAAACTCGCAGGCGTGGTTTCGATCGGCGACATCGTCAAGTCCGTCATTTCCGAACAGCAGATCACGATCGAACATCTCCAGAACTACATCATGGGAAAATACAGCTAA